The genomic interval AACACTAGGGGCTATGACTTCCCCGAACGAGCTACCGATCTCCGAGCGCCCGATGCCGTTCCGACTCCGACCGCACTCGCCCAGGCGCCCGCTGTGGCACTGTTCGGGCTGCCCCGGCCAACCATGGCCGTGCGGGGTGGCACGACTGCTGTTGCGGGCCGAATTCTCCAACGCCCCGGTCGGACTCGCCCTGTACATGTCGGCACAGCTCACGGAGGCGTTGACCGACCTGCACCGGCTCAGCCCCAACCCGGCACCGGAGCCCAAGATCCTGTTCCAGCGGTTCGTCGCATGGACTGCCCGGGAACCTCTCCACTGAGCCCGATGACACGAGAACGTCGTACCCGGGCGGTAGGAATTGAGCCGCGCAGGGAGGTGGCGTCGCCGCCTCCGGGGTCGTGCGCGGGGTCAGCAGCAGCTTTCGTCAGATCGTCACGCGCCGAAGGACCCACCCATGCCCCGACCAGAGCATCAGCCGCACGACTCCGCGTCCCGCCACCCGGCCGCACCGGGCTCACTCGGCGCGCTGCTGACCGAGTTGCGCCTCACCCGGGGCTGGAGTCAGCTCCGGGTGGCCGAGCAGCTCTGCGCCGCGTCCGGCGTACCGACGGTCAGCCGGCACGAGGTGTCCCGGTGGGAGCGGCAGCAACGGGTACCCGGCGAGTTCTGGCTGAGCTGGCTGGCGGCCGTGTTCGAGGTGTCCGTCGAGGAGCTGGCCGTCGCCGCCGCCGCGAGCCGACCCAGGGCGGCCGGCGGCACGGGCGGGGACGGCGCAGATGCCGGCGCGGTGCGGGCCCGGCAGGAGCTGCTGGCCTCGGCACATGCCTGGCTCACCGATCCGGACGGGCCGGTCGGACCGGCGGTCACCATCCCGTTCCAGCCGACCCGAGCGCTCCCGGGCGGGCCGGTGCGGGTGACGCCGGACCGATCCGGAACAGCCGGTGCACCGCCGCCCGAGTTGCCGCTCGACGCGGCCGGGGTCGCCGGGCTGCGGCGACTCGACGACGTCGTCGGCGGAGCGGACCTGCTGTCGTCCCCGGCCGGTCGGCTCGCCCTGGCGACGGCACGGTGCGCGACCGGCCGCCCCGGACGGCAGGCGCTGACACTGGTCGCCGAGGCGGCGCAGCTCACCGGTTGGCTGCACACCGACGCGGGAGAGGTCGACGCCGCGCTGCGGGCGTACCGGCTGGCGCTGACCGCCGCCGCCGGAGCCGGTGACCGGAGCCTCGGCGCACACGTACTCGGTTCGGCGAGCCACCTGCTCGGCGCCTTCGGCGACGCCCGGGGCGGCCTGCTGCTGGCCCGTACCGGATATCTCGGCGCCCGACGCACCGCCCCGGCCGGGCTGCGGACGCTGCTGCTGCACCGGATCGCGTTCGCGGCGGCGCGGTGCGGGCGCCGACGACCCGCTCACGCCGCGCTGCGCGCCGCCGACCGGGCGGCCGGACGACGCCAGCCGCCCCGGGAACCGCCCTGGCTCTACTGGCTGGACGAGGGCGAACTTGCCGCGATGACCGGCCGCTGCCTCGCCGCGCTGCGCCGCCCGCTGCGCGCCGAGCCGCTGCTGCGCGCCGCGCTGACCCGGGGCGGGCAGCCGAGGACGGCGGCGGTCTACGGCGCCTGGCTGGCCCGTACCTGTCTGGACCTCGGCGAGTGGGAGCGGGCCGCCGAGGTCGCGGACGCGGCGCTGCTCGACACCGTACGGTCCGGGTCGGCACGGGCGGCGGCGGAGCTGGCCGGCGTCGGCCGGCGGCTCGCGGCGTACCGGGCGGAGCCGGCCGGCCGCCGGCACGCGGCGCTGTCGGCGGCGGCCCGTCGCTACCTGCCCACGGCGGCGCCGGCAGCTCTCGCCGGATGACCACGAGCCGACCGGCCGGCGTGGCCGGGGCGCGCCCGCTGATCGTCGCCCGGCCCCCGCCACCCAGACTCCATCGACGAATCTCTCTGCTTTCGCAGCGGCCCCGACGGCCGGACACAGGAGTTGATCACGCGGGTGAGCAGGGCAGACGGCCGGGCGAGCGGTCCGACACCGGCCGCCTCCCGAAGCCG from Plantactinospora sp. BC1 carries:
- a CDS encoding helix-turn-helix transcriptional regulator, producing MPRPEHQPHDSASRHPAAPGSLGALLTELRLTRGWSQLRVAEQLCAASGVPTVSRHEVSRWERQQRVPGEFWLSWLAAVFEVSVEELAVAAAASRPRAAGGTGGDGADAGAVRARQELLASAHAWLTDPDGPVGPAVTIPFQPTRALPGGPVRVTPDRSGTAGAPPPELPLDAAGVAGLRRLDDVVGGADLLSSPAGRLALATARCATGRPGRQALTLVAEAAQLTGWLHTDAGEVDAALRAYRLALTAAAGAGDRSLGAHVLGSASHLLGAFGDARGGLLLARTGYLGARRTAPAGLRTLLLHRIAFAAARCGRRRPAHAALRAADRAAGRRQPPREPPWLYWLDEGELAAMTGRCLAALRRPLRAEPLLRAALTRGGQPRTAAVYGAWLARTCLDLGEWERAAEVADAALLDTVRSGSARAAAELAGVGRRLAAYRAEPAGRRHAALSAAARRYLPTAAPAALAG